In Gambusia affinis linkage group LG06, SWU_Gaff_1.0, whole genome shotgun sequence, one DNA window encodes the following:
- the scn3b gene encoding sodium channel subunit beta-3 isoform X2 — protein sequence MLTLHRVQQQTLLLLLFVVHLSRPVCVDVASDTEAVLGSPMKLTCISCLKREELKPNTSVDWYFTPSENNTHDRIHIFEHKNGENRSLDGPFKGRLTWNGSNDLQDVSLLIQNVSESDRGIYECRVIRTFEFGGYAPSTLTIKNITLTVKEKASNDTTAIYSQIMMYVLLVFLTLWLLVEMVYCYRKISKSDEQAQDTAY from the exons ATGCTAACTCTGCACAGAGTTCAACAGCAGACGTTGcttctgttgttgtttgtcG tCCACCTGAGCAGGCCAGTATGTGTCGATGTGGCGTCCGATACGGAAGCAGTGCTGGGAAGCCCCATGAAGCTGACATGCATCTCTTGTTTGAAGAGGGAGGAACTCAAACCAAACACAAGTGTGGATTGGTATTTCACGCCAAGTGAAAACAACACTCATGACAGAATTCAT ATTTTTGAACATAAGAATGGAGAGAATAGAAGCCTGGATGGACCTTTTAAAGGCCGTCTGACCTGGAATGGTAGCAACGACCTGCAAGACGTCTCCCTTTTGATCCAAAATGTCTCAGAGAGCGACCGGGGTATTTACGAGTGCCGTGTTATTCGTACGTTTGAATTTGGAGGCTATGCGCCATCAACACTGACAATAAAGAACATCACACTGACCGTGAAAGAAAAAG CCTCCAATGACACTACCGCAATCTACTCTCAGATCATGATGTATGTCCTGCTGGTGTTCTTGACCTTGTGGCTGCTGGTGGAAATGGTCTACTGCTACAGGAAGATCTCAAAATCTGATGAGCAAGCGCAGGACACAGC ATATTAA
- the scn3b gene encoding sodium channel subunit beta-3 isoform X1: MLTLHRVQQQTLLLLLFVVHLSRPVCVDVASDTEAVLGSPMKLTCISCLKREELKPNTSVDWYFTPSENNTHDRIHIFEHKNGENRSLDGPFKGRLTWNGSNDLQDVSLLIQNVSESDRGIYECRVIRTFEFGGYAPSTLTIKNITLTVKEKASNDTTAIYSQIMMYVLLVFLTLWLLVEMVYCYRKISKSDEQAQDTATNYLAVPSEQKDNPVAPIAE; the protein is encoded by the exons ATGCTAACTCTGCACAGAGTTCAACAGCAGACGTTGcttctgttgttgtttgtcG tCCACCTGAGCAGGCCAGTATGTGTCGATGTGGCGTCCGATACGGAAGCAGTGCTGGGAAGCCCCATGAAGCTGACATGCATCTCTTGTTTGAAGAGGGAGGAACTCAAACCAAACACAAGTGTGGATTGGTATTTCACGCCAAGTGAAAACAACACTCATGACAGAATTCAT ATTTTTGAACATAAGAATGGAGAGAATAGAAGCCTGGATGGACCTTTTAAAGGCCGTCTGACCTGGAATGGTAGCAACGACCTGCAAGACGTCTCCCTTTTGATCCAAAATGTCTCAGAGAGCGACCGGGGTATTTACGAGTGCCGTGTTATTCGTACGTTTGAATTTGGAGGCTATGCGCCATCAACACTGACAATAAAGAACATCACACTGACCGTGAAAGAAAAAG CCTCCAATGACACTACCGCAATCTACTCTCAGATCATGATGTATGTCCTGCTGGTGTTCTTGACCTTGTGGCTGCTGGTGGAAATGGTCTACTGCTACAGGAAGATCTCAAAATCTGATGAGCAAGCGCAGGACACAGC gacaaACTACCTAGCGGTTCCTTCTGAGCAGAAAGACAATCCAGTCGCTCCTATTGCCGAATAA